A single Atopobiaceae bacterium DNA region contains:
- a CDS encoding PTS lactose/cellobiose transporter subunit IIA gives MDDIEGTDLVCFEIISSVGAARSSFIEAIDLAAEGDVEAAKAKVTEGAGFFSAGHAKHAELIQQEASGDHVPAGLLLIHAEDQLMSAETFQILAEKFIALAEHAA, from the coding sequence ATGGACGACATCGAGGGCACGGACCTCGTCTGCTTCGAGATCATATCGAGCGTGGGCGCTGCCCGCAGCAGCTTCATCGAGGCCATCGACCTCGCCGCCGAGGGCGACGTGGAGGCTGCCAAGGCAAAGGTCACCGAGGGCGCCGGGTTCTTCTCGGCGGGGCATGCGAAGCATGCGGAGCTCATCCAGCAGGAGGCCTCTGGCGACCATGTGCCGGCAGGGCTGCTCTTGATCCATGCCGAGGACCAGCTCATGAGTGCCGAGACGTTCCAGATCCTAGCCGAGAAGTTCATCGCGCTCGCAGAGCACGCGGCCTAG
- a CDS encoding DUF3284 domain-containing protein produces the protein MSGHGHKGIVVIEHLDVSAEQFFSAVARSVAYAAHSAGIPATSSDVRTGFSYQTSLRDKLGHDQRTSVEVTRFEPPAAYAARIVSGQGTNTVAYEVTPADGGGIEVAYEEGFVGSTTCNDLNYKLVGLAWRHSAKKRMRRVLHGIEACAGEVASHGMDALAAAED, from the coding sequence ATGAGCGGCCATGGGCACAAGGGCATCGTCGTCATCGAGCACCTCGATGTGAGCGCCGAGCAGTTCTTCTCGGCAGTGGCGCGGTCGGTGGCCTATGCGGCCCATTCGGCCGGCATCCCGGCGACCTCGTCGGACGTGCGGACCGGCTTCTCCTACCAGACGTCGCTGCGCGACAAGCTCGGCCACGACCAGCGCACCTCCGTCGAGGTGACGCGTTTCGAGCCGCCTGCGGCCTATGCCGCACGCATCGTGTCCGGGCAGGGCACCAACACGGTCGCCTACGAGGTCACTCCTGCGGACGGCGGCGGCATCGAGGTCGCCTACGAGGAGGGCTTCGTGGGCTCGACCACGTGCAACGACCTCAACTACAAGCTCGTCGGTCTCGCCTGGCGGCACAGCGCCAAGAAGCGCATGAGGCGCGTGCTCCACGGGATCGAGGCGTGTGCCGGCGAGGTCGCCTCGCATGGCATGGACGCCCTGGCCGCTGCCGAGGACTAG
- a CDS encoding PTS transporter subunit EIIC, which produces MSSHMQGFMNWMETKFMPIATKVGSQRHLVAIRDGFISIMPVTMVGSIAVLLNVFVRDLPNIWWGEGNAFVESMAQFINVNANVYNGSISVFAVCFAFALGYHLSKSYDVNPIAGGVISFASVVATMNFSTTFDYALENVSESALGTLQAAGLDAVSVDGVVTLQNVIAPGTISTVLTSATGLFTALIFGLGCTMIYVKLMQAKITIKLPDSVPPAVNNAFTAMIPGIIAIYVAGVITQLCVVFFGAYPNDLITEWIQQPLLGLSQSVFSVVLVEFLMQLLWFFGIHGSNVLSPIIEGVYTPALLANLDVWNATHDVAQMPYMWTRGSFDAYTMMGGSGITLAMLIAVFLFSKREDSRAIAKIAAPMGIFNINEPVIFGMPIVLNPLYLIPWVVVAPLTACVAMAFTYAGIIPPVFIQVPWIMPVGLYAFFATGGSIAAALVAFLNLGIAFVIWTPFVMLANRQQAAEEALKAEEAEKAAAAAGNANLEAAVPAEE; this is translated from the coding sequence ATGTCGTCACACATGCAAGGATTCATGAACTGGATGGAGACCAAGTTCATGCCGATCGCGACCAAGGTGGGCAGCCAGCGCCACCTCGTCGCCATCCGCGATGGCTTCATCTCGATCATGCCAGTCACGATGGTCGGCTCGATCGCGGTGCTGCTCAACGTCTTCGTGCGCGACCTGCCGAACATCTGGTGGGGAGAGGGCAATGCGTTCGTCGAGTCGATGGCCCAGTTCATCAACGTCAACGCGAACGTCTACAACGGCTCGATCTCGGTGTTCGCGGTATGCTTCGCGTTCGCCCTGGGGTATCACCTGTCGAAGTCCTATGACGTGAACCCCATCGCGGGAGGTGTCATCTCGTTCGCGTCCGTGGTTGCGACGATGAACTTCTCGACCACGTTCGACTACGCGCTTGAGAACGTGAGCGAGAGCGCTCTGGGCACCCTCCAGGCCGCCGGCCTCGATGCCGTGTCAGTCGATGGCGTGGTCACGCTCCAGAACGTGATCGCCCCAGGTACGATCTCGACCGTGCTCACCAGCGCGACGGGTCTGTTCACGGCCCTCATCTTCGGCCTGGGCTGCACCATGATCTACGTCAAGCTCATGCAGGCCAAGATCACCATCAAGCTGCCTGACTCGGTCCCGCCCGCGGTCAACAACGCCTTCACGGCCATGATCCCCGGCATCATCGCCATCTATGTGGCCGGCGTCATCACGCAGCTCTGCGTCGTCTTCTTCGGGGCCTATCCCAACGACCTCATCACCGAGTGGATCCAGCAGCCGCTCCTGGGCCTGTCGCAGAGCGTCTTCAGCGTCGTGCTCGTCGAGTTCCTCATGCAGCTGCTCTGGTTCTTCGGCATCCACGGCTCCAACGTCCTCTCGCCAATCATCGAGGGCGTCTACACGCCGGCGCTCCTTGCCAACCTCGACGTGTGGAACGCCACGCACGACGTCGCCCAGATGCCCTACATGTGGACGCGCGGCTCCTTCGACGCCTACACCATGATGGGTGGCTCCGGCATCACCCTGGCCATGCTCATCGCGGTCTTCCTCTTCTCGAAGCGTGAGGACTCCAGGGCCATCGCCAAGATCGCAGCTCCCATGGGCATCTTCAACATCAACGAGCCGGTCATCTTCGGCATGCCCATCGTGCTGAACCCGCTCTACCTGATCCCCTGGGTCGTCGTCGCCCCTCTGACGGCATGCGTCGCCATGGCGTTCACCTACGCCGGGATCATCCCGCCGGTCTTCATCCAGGTCCCCTGGATCATGCCCGTCGGCCTGTACGCGTTCTTCGCCACGGGTGGTAGCATCGCCGCCGCCCTGGTCGCGTTCCTGAACCTGGGCATCGCATTCGTCATCTGGACGCCCTTCGTCATGCTGGCCAACCGCCAGCAGGCGGCCGAGGAGGCCCTCAAGGCCGAGGAGGCCGAGAAGGCCGCTGCCGCTGCCGGCAACGCGAACCTCGAGGCCGCAGTGCCTGCCGAGGAGTAG
- a CDS encoding PTS sugar transporter subunit IIB produces MVRILLVCSAGMSTSLLVTRMQKEAEKRGVDAEIWAVAEANAAPELEKADCMLIGPQVRFLLTKMQALDPNKPVQVIDMATYGMMDGSKVLDQALTLLGKN; encoded by the coding sequence ATGGTACGGATACTGCTCGTGTGCTCAGCCGGGATGTCTACGAGTCTCCTGGTCACGAGGATGCAGAAGGAGGCGGAGAAGCGCGGGGTCGATGCCGAGATCTGGGCCGTCGCCGAGGCCAATGCGGCTCCCGAGCTCGAGAAGGCCGACTGCATGCTCATCGGTCCCCAGGTCCGCTTCCTGCTCACCAAGATGCAGGCACTCGATCCCAACAAGCCCGTTCAGGTCATCGACATGGCCACCTACGGGATGATGGACGGCTCCAAGGTCCTTGACCAGGCGCTCACGCTGCTCGGCAAGAACTAG
- a CDS encoding 6-phospho-beta-glucosidase, with the protein MSQDALKIATIGGGSSYTPELVEGFIKRYDSLPVRELWLVDIPEGREKLASVGALAQRMVEHAGLPMKVVLTEDRRAALDGADFVTSQIRVGRLPARILDERIPLSHGMIGQETNGAGGMFKAFRTIPVILGFVREVQELCPEAWMINFTNPSGMIEEAVLDYTDFTRAIGLCNVPINMVAGMAKVMGVDESHLTLELQGVNHFVYATDVRVDGVSVIDEAVERYANISADEALSMKNFVSLPFSPAFIRGIHAIPCPYHNYYFFTKEQLAEELEEFKEGRVRGEVVAGLEKDLFKLYENKDLDVKPKQLEKRGGARYSDAACSLINSIHNDTGDIQYVNVRNAGTIEGLPDDSAVEVASRITAGGAEPLSTGQLKPQIAGSVQMMKGFERMVVKAAVTGDRDLAVAALDMNPLCPSDALANQVVDELIKAHAAYLPQFVGKEAAAEAAARLAE; encoded by the coding sequence ATGTCACAGGACGCACTCAAGATCGCGACCATCGGCGGGGGATCGAGCTATACCCCCGAGCTCGTGGAGGGCTTCATCAAGCGCTATGACTCACTGCCGGTACGCGAGCTCTGGCTCGTGGACATCCCCGAGGGTCGCGAGAAGCTCGCCAGCGTGGGTGCCCTTGCCCAGCGCATGGTCGAGCATGCCGGCCTTCCCATGAAGGTCGTCCTCACCGAGGACCGCCGCGCCGCCCTCGACGGTGCCGACTTCGTGACCAGCCAGATCCGCGTGGGGCGCCTCCCAGCCCGCATCCTCGACGAGCGCATCCCGCTCTCGCACGGCATGATCGGCCAGGAGACCAACGGCGCGGGTGGCATGTTCAAGGCCTTCAGGACGATACCGGTGATCCTCGGCTTCGTGCGTGAGGTCCAGGAGCTCTGCCCCGAGGCCTGGATGATCAACTTCACCAACCCCTCGGGCATGATCGAGGAGGCCGTCCTCGACTACACCGACTTCACGAGGGCCATCGGCCTGTGCAACGTGCCCATCAACATGGTCGCGGGCATGGCCAAGGTCATGGGCGTGGACGAGAGCCACCTCACGCTCGAGCTCCAGGGAGTGAATCACTTCGTCTATGCCACCGACGTGCGCGTCGACGGCGTCTCGGTGATCGACGAGGCCGTGGAGCGCTACGCGAACATCTCCGCCGACGAGGCCCTCTCCATGAAGAACTTCGTGTCGCTGCCCTTCTCGCCGGCCTTCATCCGTGGCATCCATGCGATTCCCTGCCCGTATCACAACTACTACTTCTTCACGAAGGAGCAGCTCGCCGAGGAGCTCGAGGAGTTCAAGGAGGGCCGCGTCCGCGGCGAGGTCGTCGCCGGGCTCGAGAAGGACCTCTTCAAGCTCTATGAGAACAAGGACCTCGACGTCAAGCCCAAGCAGCTCGAGAAGCGCGGCGGGGCCCGTTACAGCGACGCAGCCTGCAGCCTCATCAACTCCATCCACAACGACACGGGCGACATCCAGTACGTGAACGTCCGCAACGCCGGCACCATCGAGGGACTTCCCGACGACTCTGCCGTCGAGGTCGCGAGCCGCATCACGGCCGGGGGAGCCGAGCCCCTCTCGACGGGTCAGCTCAAGCCACAGATCGCCGGCTCGGTCCAGATGATGAAGGGCTTCGAGCGCATGGTCGTCAAGGCCGCCGTCACGGGTGACCGCGACCTGGCCGTGGCCGCGCTCGACATGAACCCGCTGTGCCCCTCGGACGCCCTGGCCAACCAGGTCGTGGACGAGCTCATCAAGGCACATGCGGCCTATCTTCCGCAGTTCGTGGGCAAGGAGGCTGCGGCTGAGGCCGCGGCACGACTTGCCGAGTAG
- a CDS encoding DUF871 domain-containing protein produces MLDYPHMVRGDFSDYAARSTQCRIAYADADIAPHNTHDIHPGSVIVVNERSTRYKGELQLALSPMPNDGSKNVVAHLAPQECILLDLLDSWKHFGFFV; encoded by the coding sequence ATGCTCGACTATCCTCACATGGTCCGCGGCGACTTCTCGGACTACGCGGCCAGGAGCACGCAGTGCCGCATCGCCTACGCCGACGCCGACATCGCGCCCCACAACACGCATGACATCCATCCGGGCAGCGTCATCGTCGTGAACGAGCGCTCGACGCGCTACAAGGGGGAGCTCCAGCTTGCGCTGAGCCCGATGCCCAACGACGGCAGCAAGAACGTCGTGGCCCACCTGGCCCCGCAGGAGTGCATCCTCCTGGACCTCCTGGACTCGTGGAAGCACTTCGGGTTCTTCGTCTGA